A part of Streptomyces sp. NBC_00557 genomic DNA contains:
- the rodA gene encoding rod shape-determining protein RodA, translating into MTGTNSFSVSGYGPERAGWTRIFARDSLARRLDWPILLAAIALSLIGSLLVFSATRNRTEINQGDPYFFLERNLMNIGIGFALMIGTLWLGHRGLRNAVPVLYGLSVLLALTVLTPLGATINGQRNWLVIGGFSLQPAEFLKVTIILGMAMMLAARVDAGDKPYPDHRTVAQSLGLAAVPCLILLLMPDLGSVLAMVAIILGVLLASGASNRWVFGLLIAGVIGCVAIWQLHILDQYQINRFAAFANPDLDPAGVGYNTNQARIAIGSGGLTGAGLFHGSQTTGQFVPEQQTDFVFTVAGEELGFVGAGFIIFLLGVVLWRACRIARDSTELYGTIVAAGIVAWFAFQAFENIGMTLGIMPVTGLPLPFVSYGGSSMFAAWVAVGLLQSIKVQRPMSA; encoded by the coding sequence ATGACCGGCACGAACAGCTTCTCCGTCTCCGGGTACGGCCCGGAGCGGGCCGGCTGGACCAGGATCTTCGCCCGCGACTCGCTGGCCCGCCGGCTCGACTGGCCGATCCTGCTGGCCGCGATCGCCCTGTCCCTGATCGGGTCCCTGCTGGTGTTCTCGGCGACCCGCAACCGCACCGAGATCAACCAGGGCGACCCGTACTTCTTCCTGGAACGGAACCTGATGAACATCGGCATCGGGTTCGCGCTCATGATCGGCACGCTCTGGCTGGGCCACCGCGGCCTGCGCAACGCCGTGCCGGTCCTCTACGGCCTGTCCGTCCTGCTGGCCCTGACGGTCCTCACCCCGCTCGGCGCCACCATCAACGGCCAGCGCAACTGGCTCGTCATCGGCGGCTTCTCGCTGCAGCCCGCCGAGTTCCTCAAGGTGACCATCATCCTGGGCATGGCGATGATGCTCGCGGCCCGGGTGGACGCGGGCGACAAGCCCTACCCGGACCACCGGACCGTGGCCCAGTCCCTCGGCCTCGCGGCCGTACCGTGCCTGATCCTGCTGCTCATGCCGGACCTCGGCTCGGTGCTCGCCATGGTGGCCATCATCCTGGGCGTGCTGCTCGCCTCCGGCGCCTCCAACCGCTGGGTCTTCGGCCTGCTCATCGCCGGAGTGATCGGCTGCGTCGCCATCTGGCAGCTGCACATCCTGGACCAGTACCAGATCAACCGCTTCGCCGCCTTCGCCAACCCGGACCTCGACCCGGCCGGCGTCGGCTACAACACCAACCAGGCCCGCATCGCCATCGGCTCCGGCGGTCTGACCGGGGCCGGGCTCTTCCACGGCTCGCAGACAACCGGCCAGTTCGTGCCCGAGCAGCAGACCGACTTCGTCTTCACGGTCGCGGGGGAGGAGCTGGGCTTCGTCGGCGCCGGCTTCATCATCTTCCTGCTCGGCGTGGTGCTGTGGCGGGCCTGCCGCATCGCCCGCGACTCCACCGAGCTGTACGGGACGATCGTGGCCGCCGGCATCGTCGCCTGGTTCGCCTTCCAGGCCTTCGAGAACATCGGCATGACCCTCGGCATCATGCCGGTCACCGGCCTGCCGCTGCCCTTCGTGTCCTACGGAGGCTCGTCGATGTTCGCCGCGTGGGTGGCCGTGGGACTCCTGCAGTCGATCAAGGTGCAAAGACCCATGTCGGCCTAG
- a CDS encoding IS982 family transposase codes for MTTDLETLATALYVKIDDSLAGSRRWGRPPSLSDAELLTLAVMQALLGFVSEARWLRFARVHLAAEFPYLPGQSGYNKRLRAANTLISRFIRTLARDSDLWHDDVWIVDSTPVECARSRPTAKRSDLAGWAGYGYCPSHSRFFWGLRLHLVCTPGGLPIAWALANPKVDEREVLADMLTGDQDLLATHPGQTIVGDKGYVSRHLDAFMAEHGLTLLRPTYRNITPRPGEHLLKPIRQLIESVNDTLKGQLDLERHGARTPAGVLARVGQRILAMTTAIWHNRNTGRAITRSLIAYDH; via the coding sequence GTGACGACAGACCTCGAAACCCTCGCGACTGCACTGTACGTGAAGATCGATGACTCTCTGGCAGGATCGCGTCGATGGGGCCGCCCGCCGAGCCTGAGCGATGCCGAGTTGTTGACGCTGGCGGTGATGCAGGCCCTGCTCGGGTTCGTCTCCGAAGCCCGCTGGCTGCGGTTCGCCCGCGTCCATCTGGCGGCCGAGTTCCCCTACCTGCCCGGGCAGTCCGGGTACAACAAACGCCTGCGGGCCGCGAACACGCTGATCAGCAGGTTCATCCGCACCCTGGCCCGGGACAGCGACCTTTGGCACGACGACGTGTGGATCGTGGACTCCACCCCCGTGGAGTGCGCCCGCTCACGGCCCACCGCGAAGCGCTCCGACCTGGCCGGCTGGGCCGGCTACGGCTACTGCCCCTCGCACTCCCGGTTCTTCTGGGGCCTGCGTCTTCACCTTGTGTGCACCCCCGGCGGCCTCCCGATCGCCTGGGCCCTGGCCAACCCCAAAGTTGACGAACGCGAGGTGCTGGCCGACATGCTCACCGGCGACCAGGACCTACTGGCCACCCACCCCGGACAGACCATCGTCGGCGACAAGGGCTACGTATCCAGGCACCTCGACGCCTTCATGGCCGAGCACGGCCTGACCCTGCTGCGGCCGACCTACCGCAACATCACCCCCCGGCCCGGCGAACACCTTCTCAAGCCCATCCGTCAGCTCATCGAGTCGGTGAACGACACCCTCAAGGGCCAGCTCGACCTCGAGCGTCACGGCGCGAGAACCCCCGCCGGCGTTCTCGCCCGTGTCGGACAACGGATCCTCGCCATGACGACCGCGATCTGGCACAACCGCAACACAGGCCGAGCCATCACACGCTCACTGATCGCCTACGACCACTGA
- a CDS encoding CYTH and CHAD domain-containing protein, whose product MADKADEKREIERKYESDDSGLPDLTGVAGVAAVLDKGLVELDATYYDTSDQRLTSAALTLRRRTGGTDAGWHLKVPVEPGVRDEIRAPLSDTVPEEIAALVRSRVRDAELVPLVRLRSARDVRHLVDAEGTLLAEASVDTVTAERLDGRGGAAQWTEIEVELADDGDPAFLDQVEKRLRRAGVRPSASPSKLARALEQTGGHRRGNDAPAPPVTTGDHVLAYLRAQRDALVELDPAVRRDVPDSVHRMRVATRRARSTLRTFRSLLDRTVTDPVAAELKWLAAELGVDRDHEVQAERLTAAVDSFPPELVAGPVRERLAAWAEARHGGAHAHLTGVLDSRRYLTLLDTLDALLAAPPLRKAAGKRPEKALAKAVHKDLATLSALVERALAAPPGQERDVAVHEARKKAKRTRYAAEAATPALGKPARSLARSMKSLTTLLGDHQDSVMTRLTLRELSAVAHAAGESTFTYGLLYGREEARAAQAEADLPAVWKEAGSGTGL is encoded by the coding sequence ATGGCGGATAAGGCGGATGAGAAACGCGAGATCGAGCGCAAGTACGAGTCCGACGACAGCGGCCTGCCCGACCTGACCGGCGTCGCCGGGGTGGCGGCCGTCCTCGACAAGGGCCTGGTCGAACTCGACGCCACCTACTACGACACCTCTGACCAGCGCCTGACCAGCGCCGCCCTCACCCTGCGCCGCCGCACCGGCGGCACGGACGCCGGCTGGCATCTGAAGGTCCCGGTCGAGCCGGGCGTACGGGACGAGATCCGGGCCCCGCTCTCCGACACCGTCCCCGAGGAGATCGCCGCCCTCGTCCGCTCCCGGGTCCGCGACGCCGAGCTGGTCCCGCTGGTCCGGCTGCGCTCCGCCCGCGATGTCCGCCACCTGGTCGACGCCGAGGGCACCCTGCTCGCCGAGGCGAGCGTCGACACCGTGACCGCCGAGCGGCTGGACGGCAGGGGCGGCGCCGCCCAGTGGACCGAGATCGAGGTGGAACTCGCCGACGACGGCGACCCCGCCTTCCTCGACCAGGTGGAGAAACGGCTGCGCAGAGCCGGCGTACGTCCCTCGGCCTCGCCGTCGAAACTCGCCCGCGCCCTGGAACAGACCGGAGGACACCGCCGCGGGAACGACGCCCCCGCACCGCCGGTGACGACCGGCGACCACGTCCTCGCCTATCTGCGCGCCCAGCGGGACGCCCTGGTCGAGCTGGACCCCGCCGTCCGCCGGGACGTGCCCGACTCCGTGCACCGGATGCGGGTCGCCACCCGCCGCGCCCGCAGCACCCTGCGCACCTTCCGTTCCCTCCTCGACCGCACGGTCACCGACCCCGTCGCCGCCGAGCTGAAGTGGCTCGCGGCCGAGCTGGGCGTGGACCGCGACCACGAGGTGCAGGCCGAACGCCTGACGGCCGCCGTCGACTCTTTCCCGCCCGAGCTGGTCGCTGGCCCCGTCCGCGAACGCCTCGCGGCCTGGGCCGAGGCCCGGCACGGCGGCGCACACGCCCACCTCACCGGCGTCCTGGACTCCCGCCGCTACCTCACCCTCCTCGACACCCTGGACGCCCTCCTCGCCGCCCCGCCCCTGCGGAAGGCCGCCGGGAAACGACCGGAGAAGGCGCTCGCCAAGGCCGTACACAAGGACCTGGCCACGCTCTCCGCCCTGGTCGAGCGCGCGCTCGCCGCTCCGCCCGGCCAGGAGCGGGACGTCGCCGTGCACGAGGCCCGCAAGAAGGCCAAGCGCACCCGGTACGCGGCCGAGGCCGCCACACCGGCCCTCGGCAAACCGGCCCGCTCCCTCGCCAGGTCCATGAAGTCCCTCACCACCCTGCTCGGCGACCACCAGGACAGCGTCATGACCCGCCTGACCCTGCGCGAGCTGTCCGCGGTGGCCCACGCGGCGGGGGAGAGCACGTTCACCTACGGCCTGCTGTACGGCCGCGAGGAGGCACGCGCGGCGCAGGCCGAGGCGGACCTGCCCGCGGTGTGGAAGGAGGCCGGTTCCGGGACGGGCCTCTGA
- a CDS encoding TIGR03960 family B12-binding radical SAM protein: protein MPVESVFPQLEALLPHVQKPIQYVGGELNSTVKDWDECDVRWALMYPDAYEVGLPNQGVQILYEVLNEQEGVLAERTYSVWPDLEALMREHGVPQFTVDSHRPVKAFDVLGLSFSTELGYTNMLAALDLAGIPLESKDRTEDDPIVLAGGHAAFNPEPIADFIDAAVLGDGEQAVLDMTAIIRAWKAEGRPGGREELLFRLAKTGGVYVPAFYDVEYLPDGRIARVVPNRSGVPWRVSKHTVMDLDEWPYPKQPLVPLAETVHERMSVEIFRGCTRGCRFCQAGMITRPVRERSITGIGEMVDRGLKATGFEEVGLLSLSSADHSEIGDIAKGLADRYEDDKVGLSLPSTRVDAFNIDLANELTRNGRRSGLTFAPEGGSERIRKVINKMVSEEDLIRTVATAYGNGWRQVKLYFMCGLPTETDEDVLQIADMATHVIQKGREVSGSNDIRCTVSIGGFVPKPHTPFQWAPQLSAEETDARLAKLRDKIRGDKKYGRSIGFRYHDGKPGIVEGLLSRGDRRVGAVIRAVYDDGGRFDGWREHFSYDRWMSCADKALAPYGVDVDWYTTRERTYEEVLPWDHLDSGLDKDWLWEDWQDALDETEVEDCRWTPCFDCGVCPQMDTHIQIGPTGKKLLPLTVKNAGQAPASSGHSH from the coding sequence ATGCCTGTCGAGTCGGTTTTCCCGCAGCTCGAAGCTCTGCTCCCCCACGTGCAGAAGCCGATCCAGTACGTCGGCGGAGAGCTCAACTCCACCGTCAAGGACTGGGACGAGTGCGACGTCCGCTGGGCGCTCATGTACCCGGACGCGTACGAGGTCGGCCTGCCCAACCAGGGCGTCCAGATCCTCTACGAGGTCCTCAACGAGCAGGAGGGGGTCCTCGCCGAGCGCACCTACAGCGTGTGGCCGGACCTGGAGGCGCTGATGCGCGAGCACGGCGTCCCGCAGTTCACGGTCGACAGCCACCGCCCGGTGAAGGCCTTCGACGTCCTCGGCCTCAGCTTCTCCACGGAGCTGGGCTACACGAACATGCTCGCCGCCCTGGACCTCGCCGGGATCCCCCTGGAGTCCAAGGACCGCACGGAAGACGACCCGATCGTGCTGGCCGGCGGCCACGCCGCGTTCAACCCGGAGCCGATCGCCGACTTCATCGACGCGGCGGTCCTCGGCGACGGCGAGCAGGCCGTCCTCGACATGACCGCGATCATCCGCGCGTGGAAGGCCGAGGGCCGCCCCGGCGGCCGCGAGGAGCTGCTGTTCCGCCTGGCGAAGACCGGCGGGGTGTACGTCCCGGCGTTCTACGACGTCGAGTACCTCCCCGACGGCCGAATCGCCCGCGTCGTTCCCAACCGCTCCGGCGTCCCGTGGCGCGTGTCCAAGCACACGGTCATGGACCTGGACGAGTGGCCGTACCCCAAGCAGCCGCTGGTCCCCCTGGCCGAGACGGTCCACGAGCGCATGTCGGTGGAGATCTTCCGCGGCTGCACCCGCGGCTGCCGCTTCTGCCAGGCCGGCATGATCACCCGCCCGGTCCGCGAGCGCTCCATCACCGGGATCGGCGAGATGGTGGACCGCGGGCTCAAGGCGACGGGCTTCGAGGAGGTGGGCCTGCTCTCCCTCTCCTCCGCGGACCACTCGGAGATCGGCGACATCGCCAAGGGCCTGGCGGACCGCTACGAGGACGACAAGGTCGGCCTGTCCCTGCCCTCCACCCGGGTCGACGCCTTCAACATCGACCTGGCGAACGAGCTGACCCGCAACGGCCGCCGTTCGGGCCTGACCTTCGCCCCCGAGGGCGGCTCGGAGCGCATCCGCAAGGTCATCAACAAGATGGTCTCGGAGGAGGACCTGATCCGCACGGTCGCCACGGCGTACGGCAACGGCTGGCGCCAGGTGAAGCTGTACTTCATGTGCGGCCTGCCGACCGAGACCGACGAGGACGTCCTGCAGATCGCCGACATGGCGACGCACGTCATCCAGAAGGGCCGCGAGGTCTCCGGCTCGAACGACATCCGCTGCACGGTCTCCATCGGCGGTTTCGTCCCCAAGCCCCACACCCCCTTCCAGTGGGCCCCGCAGCTCTCGGCGGAGGAGACGGACGCCCGCCTGGCCAAGCTCCGCGACAAGATCCGCGGCGACAAGAAGTACGGCCGCTCGATCGGCTTCCGCTACCACGACGGCAAGCCGGGCATCGTCGAGGGCCTCCTCTCCCGCGGCGACCGCCGCGTCGGCGCCGTCATCCGCGCGGTCTACGACGACGGCGGCCGCTTCGACGGCTGGCGCGAGCACTTCTCCTACGACCGCTGGATGTCCTGCGCCGACAAGGCGCTGGCCCCCTACGGCGTGGACGTCGACTGGTACACCACCCGCGAGCGCACCTACGAGGAGGTCCTCCCCTGGGACCACCTCGACTCCGGCCTGGACAAGGACTGGCTCTGGGAGGACTGGCAGGACGCCCTCGACGAAACGGAGGTCGAGGACTGCCGCTGGACCCCCTGCTTCGACTGCGGGGTCTGCCCCCAGATGGACACCCACATCCAGATCGGCCCCACCGGCAAGAAGCTCCTGCCGCT